The Verrucomicrobium spinosum DSM 4136 = JCM 18804 genome includes a region encoding these proteins:
- a CDS encoding penicillin-binding transpeptidase domain-containing protein, with translation MLPVNTFATLLLLATATFSIDNLHANSPSPLPARGDIRDRNGIVLATDKPDPKDSSTTPPPRRYPFQSLASHVLGAVTQPQPWQPPFGIDGVEKMLNDDLASTPAQTDHSNSGKSGQDVWLTIDARHQFIVENALRDANVGRGTAVLMDVTSGQIFAMASLPSFDPNLFVPQISEATFEAYRRNPSIPMLNRATTPFTPGASFMLVTALAAATSGHAIDVHACDGVFQAGSKSLPCWIRSKGGTHGQQTLDKAMENSCGLYFYGLTLSMGYDKIERLADLAGLRSKPGTGLPGEAAGFIPGPSWLKTQTSDLNAGSHSPWTDASSATNSVGSGRIAITPLHMTTIAATIANGGTVWKPELVRHVGEQETKLYRKTNSIQISNLKDHGLSAEGLSIIREGMRKRTAKVTPSQAQLVPTINGFSGTMVEYRKHPVLREYVRERNCWYVCYAPADKPQWALTVLVQHGRSGGDTSAPIAHRILQDVSAVEAGALKVEPKPLPPTPGHWELVDAVGFPGTKVEEK, from the coding sequence ATGCTTCCAGTAAACACATTTGCAACGCTACTCCTGTTGGCGACCGCAACGTTCAGCATCGACAATCTTCACGCCAACTCCCCTTCCCCACTCCCAGCTCGCGGCGACATTCGCGATCGTAACGGCATCGTACTCGCCACCGACAAACCAGACCCGAAGGACTCCTCGACCACGCCGCCTCCACGTCGCTACCCTTTCCAATCACTCGCCAGTCATGTCCTTGGCGCAGTGACTCAACCTCAGCCCTGGCAACCACCCTTCGGCATCGACGGCGTTGAGAAGATGCTGAATGACGACCTCGCATCCACCCCAGCTCAAACGGACCACTCTAACTCCGGCAAGTCTGGCCAGGATGTCTGGCTCACGATTGATGCCCGGCATCAGTTCATCGTCGAGAACGCTCTTCGCGATGCCAACGTTGGTCGCGGCACTGCGGTGCTGATGGATGTGACCTCCGGCCAGATCTTTGCCATGGCTTCTTTGCCGTCATTCGATCCCAACCTTTTTGTCCCGCAGATCTCCGAAGCAACGTTTGAGGCCTATCGCAGGAATCCTTCGATTCCCATGCTCAATCGTGCAACCACCCCCTTCACTCCTGGCGCATCGTTCATGTTGGTCACCGCTCTCGCGGCGGCGACCAGCGGTCACGCCATCGACGTGCACGCTTGCGACGGTGTGTTTCAGGCCGGCTCGAAGTCATTACCCTGTTGGATTCGCAGCAAAGGCGGCACACATGGCCAACAGACGCTGGACAAAGCCATGGAGAACAGCTGCGGGCTCTACTTCTATGGCCTCACCCTCTCCATGGGATATGACAAGATAGAAAGGTTGGCAGATCTCGCAGGCTTGAGGAGCAAGCCCGGCACAGGGCTTCCTGGCGAGGCCGCAGGATTCATCCCAGGGCCAAGTTGGCTGAAAACGCAAACCTCTGATCTCAACGCCGGCTCCCATTCACCATGGACGGACGCCAGTTCCGCCACCAATTCTGTGGGCAGCGGGAGGATTGCGATCACCCCCCTGCACATGACCACCATCGCGGCCACGATCGCCAATGGCGGCACGGTCTGGAAACCTGAGTTGGTTCGCCATGTCGGCGAACAAGAAACCAAACTCTACCGAAAAACAAACTCCATCCAGATCAGCAACCTGAAGGACCACGGACTCAGCGCAGAAGGATTGAGCATCATTCGGGAAGGCATGCGCAAGCGCACTGCCAAAGTGACACCGTCTCAAGCTCAGTTGGTGCCCACTATCAATGGCTTCTCTGGCACCATGGTCGAGTATCGAAAGCATCCCGTGCTACGGGAATATGTTCGTGAGAGAAACTGCTGGTACGTCTGCTACGCTCCTGCCGATAAACCGCAGTGGGCTCTGACGGTGCTGGTGCAACACGGCCGATCCGGCGGAGACACCTCCGCACCCATTGCCCACCGCATCCTCCAGGATGTGTCTGCAGTTGAGGCAGGTGCGCTCAAAGTTGAGCCAAAGCCATTGCCGCCCACGCCAGGTCATTGGGAGTTGGTGGACGCCGTGGGGTTTCCCGGCACGA
- a CDS encoding cellulase family glycosylhydrolase, whose product MSFVGSRRFLSASFVSFAILAASLALGHGLMAQIPASGIVTDASGVNIHFTHPQQGELEMIRAAGFKWIRMDLTWEATEPKEGAYDFAAYDHLMKSLEAQGLGAVFILNYSNKNYEPLRSITSDEGRAAYARWAVAAVQHFRGKGVIWEIWNEPNIEGFWKPKPDVEAYVKMARVACQAIKEAAPDECVVGPASSTIDLEFLEGCFKGGLLEWWQAVSVHPYRQGGPESVAAEYHALRQLIGKHAPAGKKVAVLAGEWGYSEAWANFDASLQGKMLTRQWVVNAASAVPVSIWYDWKDDGPDPKEAEHRFGTVERQHFPGRAAAYNAKPAYLAAQTFNRELEGFHFVKRINLGNLDHHGYLFERAGAQCLVAWTAGGVPASVKVLVSPGAISRVGHLGQVLPPLSGGELQLELTDAPIYVKFQETDPLLRQAMEAVPMKLTVLPCAGDRAAVQVTTYGEHPVVGKVKLIGTEGLEVQEATQSLNLAPDQAATTVLFPLKASASPSYRLGAELEVNGQTVLTVPARHFVAQPAELEKGLRTFVTGDDKVSGKAELSRGTAPVAPPVGSADAWRLKCAFGAGWKFAQVIGAEGTRHRVSGMAEAGPVDRVTRFGMWVHGDKSKTALRLRLQDAAGRTWQPDGPNVSWTGWRFVEFKLDERTAHWGGKATGAEDAPASVVPVPPLIWDTVLLLDNPARTTCEVEIWFQPPLLLEE is encoded by the coding sequence ATGTCGTTCGTAGGTTCGCGCCGCTTTCTCTCTGCTTCCTTTGTCTCATTCGCTATCCTCGCCGCCAGTCTTGCACTGGGCCACGGGCTGATGGCCCAGATCCCGGCTTCGGGAATCGTGACGGATGCCAGTGGGGTGAACATTCACTTCACCCATCCGCAGCAGGGGGAATTGGAGATGATTCGCGCAGCAGGATTCAAGTGGATCCGGATGGATCTCACTTGGGAGGCCACGGAGCCCAAGGAGGGGGCGTACGACTTTGCAGCCTATGATCACCTCATGAAGTCGCTGGAGGCGCAGGGGTTGGGGGCGGTCTTCATCTTAAACTATTCCAACAAGAACTACGAGCCGCTCCGCTCCATCACCTCTGATGAAGGCAGGGCGGCCTACGCGCGTTGGGCCGTGGCTGCGGTGCAGCACTTTCGGGGCAAAGGGGTGATTTGGGAAATCTGGAACGAGCCGAACATCGAAGGCTTCTGGAAGCCCAAGCCGGATGTGGAAGCCTACGTCAAGATGGCGCGGGTGGCGTGTCAGGCCATCAAGGAGGCGGCTCCGGACGAGTGCGTGGTGGGGCCGGCGAGTTCGACGATCGACCTCGAGTTCCTGGAAGGTTGTTTCAAAGGCGGGTTGCTGGAATGGTGGCAGGCGGTGTCGGTGCATCCTTATCGCCAGGGCGGCCCGGAATCAGTTGCGGCCGAGTATCACGCGCTGCGCCAGTTGATTGGCAAGCACGCACCGGCGGGGAAGAAGGTGGCTGTGCTCGCGGGTGAGTGGGGCTACTCGGAGGCTTGGGCGAACTTCGATGCGAGCTTGCAGGGGAAGATGCTCACCCGCCAGTGGGTGGTGAATGCCGCGAGCGCGGTGCCGGTATCGATCTGGTATGACTGGAAGGACGATGGCCCGGATCCCAAGGAGGCGGAGCATCGTTTTGGCACAGTGGAGCGCCAGCATTTCCCGGGGCGGGCGGCGGCCTACAACGCCAAGCCAGCGTATCTCGCCGCGCAAACCTTCAATCGAGAGCTGGAAGGCTTCCACTTTGTGAAGCGGATCAACTTGGGGAATCTGGATCATCACGGCTACTTGTTCGAGCGGGCCGGGGCGCAGTGCCTCGTGGCCTGGACGGCGGGAGGTGTGCCAGCCAGCGTGAAGGTGCTGGTATCGCCAGGAGCCATCAGCAGGGTGGGGCATCTCGGGCAGGTATTGCCACCCCTAAGTGGAGGCGAGCTCCAACTGGAACTCACCGATGCCCCGATTTACGTGAAGTTTCAGGAAACAGATCCGCTGCTCCGCCAGGCGATGGAGGCGGTGCCCATGAAGCTGACCGTGCTGCCCTGTGCCGGGGACAGGGCGGCGGTGCAGGTCACCACCTATGGTGAGCACCCAGTGGTGGGGAAGGTGAAGCTCATCGGCACGGAAGGTCTGGAGGTGCAGGAGGCCACGCAATCGCTGAATTTGGCCCCAGATCAGGCGGCAACCACCGTCTTGTTTCCGCTAAAGGCATCTGCCTCACCCAGCTACCGCCTTGGGGCTGAGCTGGAGGTGAATGGTCAGACCGTGCTCACCGTCCCCGCACGTCATTTTGTCGCCCAGCCTGCGGAGCTTGAGAAAGGGTTGCGCACCTTTGTGACGGGAGACGACAAGGTGTCGGGCAAGGCTGAACTCAGCCGCGGGACGGCTCCCGTGGCCCCGCCAGTGGGCAGCGCTGACGCCTGGCGGCTCAAGTGCGCGTTCGGTGCGGGCTGGAAGTTCGCCCAAGTCATCGGGGCCGAGGGCACTCGCCACCGCGTGTCAGGGATGGCTGAGGCGGGGCCGGTTGATCGCGTCACCCGGTTCGGCATGTGGGTGCACGGGGACAAGAGCAAGACCGCCCTGCGTCTCCGCCTTCAGGATGCCGCTGGACGCACCTGGCAGCCGGATGGCCCTAATGTGAGCTGGACAGGCTGGAGGTTTGTGGAATTCAAGCTGGATGAGCGGACCGCCCACTGGGGTGGGAAGGCTACGGGGGCGGAAGACGCTCCTGCCAGTGTGGTGCCGGTGCCGCCCTTGATCTGGGACACGGTGCTGCTGCTGGACAATCCGGCGCGTACTACCTGCGAGGTGGAGATTTGGTTCCAGCCGCCGCTGCTGTTGGAAGAGTAG
- a CDS encoding MarR family winged helix-turn-helix transcriptional regulator, with product MPRFPEDAEREPLPESLTRYMGFLIAKAHQRLWTLFNDECKRLGFDVPCGGVLHLLDESGSMSQQQLGRKLRIDRTSMVKLVDALEEKKLARRRDHPEDRRIYLVEITPAGKKALAELQVVGEAMEKQLLSPFSEDEIKTIRRALLTLAG from the coding sequence ATGCCGAGATTTCCAGAGGACGCCGAGCGCGAGCCGCTTCCGGAGTCGCTGACTCGCTACATGGGATTCCTCATTGCGAAGGCGCATCAACGTCTGTGGACGCTTTTTAATGACGAGTGCAAACGACTGGGGTTCGACGTCCCTTGCGGGGGAGTGCTCCATCTTTTGGATGAGTCCGGCTCCATGTCCCAGCAACAGTTGGGCAGGAAGTTGCGCATCGACCGTACCTCCATGGTGAAGCTTGTGGATGCGCTTGAGGAGAAAAAGCTGGCGAGACGCCGGGATCATCCGGAGGACCGGCGCATTTACCTCGTGGAGATCACACCTGCGGGAAAGAAGGCCCTCGCGGAACTTCAGGTCGTGGGGGAGGCGATGGAAAAGCAGCTTCTGTCTCCGTTTTCAGAGGACGAGATCAAAACCATCCGCCGTGCGCTCCTGACCCTGGCGGGTTAG
- a CDS encoding ABC transporter permease, producing the protein MLGLALKMLFGDTAKYLMLILGLFFATFLIAQQSSVFCGLMMWTTATLTNVPAPIWVVDEKVEQVNETNPLRDTDVARVRSVDSVEWAMPLYSGIQRVRLQSGSFKIIQLIGIDPATLAGAPVKMIEGRLEDLRLPNTVIIDDLAVKRLAKVRGQAIKVGDVFEINDMEARVVGICEAMNSFTGGPYVWTTYERALQYTPASRKMLSAVIAAPRAGFTEEQVVEDIRRTTGLKAFVNKSFNSSPHDFGTSTIWWYVKNTGIPISFGTTVIVGFIVGVAISCQTFYAFVLENIKHLGALKAMGASNGKLCLMLIVQAFTVGIVGFGLGLAGTTLFAMGALKNEQPPFYMSWHIPVFALAVILFICSLAALLGIWRVSRFEPAMVFRG; encoded by the coding sequence ATGCTGGGACTCGCTCTGAAAATGCTCTTTGGCGACACCGCCAAGTACTTGATGCTGATCCTGGGGTTGTTCTTTGCGACCTTCCTCATCGCCCAGCAGAGCTCCGTATTCTGTGGGCTCATGATGTGGACCACCGCCACGCTTACCAACGTCCCGGCACCGATCTGGGTGGTGGATGAGAAGGTGGAGCAGGTGAATGAAACCAACCCTCTGCGTGACACCGATGTGGCCCGCGTGCGCTCCGTGGACTCCGTGGAGTGGGCCATGCCGCTGTATTCCGGCATCCAGCGGGTGCGATTGCAGTCTGGCAGCTTCAAGATCATCCAGTTGATCGGGATTGATCCCGCTACGCTGGCTGGGGCACCGGTAAAGATGATCGAAGGACGGCTGGAGGATCTGCGACTGCCGAACACGGTCATCATCGATGACCTGGCGGTGAAACGGCTCGCGAAGGTGCGGGGTCAGGCCATCAAGGTGGGTGACGTGTTTGAGATCAATGACATGGAGGCCCGGGTGGTGGGCATCTGCGAGGCCATGAACAGCTTCACGGGCGGTCCGTACGTGTGGACCACCTATGAGCGGGCCCTGCAATACACCCCTGCGTCCCGCAAGATGCTCTCTGCCGTGATCGCCGCCCCGCGGGCCGGGTTCACGGAAGAACAGGTGGTGGAGGATATTCGCCGCACCACGGGGCTGAAGGCCTTCGTGAACAAGTCGTTCAACTCTTCGCCGCATGACTTCGGCACCTCCACCATCTGGTGGTATGTGAAGAACACCGGCATCCCGATCTCCTTTGGCACCACGGTGATCGTGGGCTTCATCGTAGGGGTGGCCATTTCCTGCCAGACGTTCTACGCCTTCGTACTGGAGAACATCAAGCACCTGGGGGCCTTGAAGGCCATGGGTGCCTCCAACGGCAAGCTCTGTCTCATGCTCATCGTCCAGGCTTTCACGGTTGGTATTGTCGGGTTTGGCTTGGGGCTGGCGGGCACCACCCTGTTTGCCATGGGGGCGCTCAAGAATGAGCAGCCTCCGTTCTACATGTCCTGGCACATTCCTGTATTTGCGCTCGCCGTGATCCTCTTCATCTGCAGTCTGGCAGCGTTGCTGGGCATCTGGCGGGTGAGCCGGTTCGAGCCTGCCATGGTCTTCCGCGGTTGA
- a CDS encoding ABC transporter ATP-binding protein — protein MTSNPDPVHLPDHAVRLSGIVKSFGDGNSRLTVLKGIDLDARSGEIMMLVGPSGCGKTTLLSIMAGTLHADQGGVEVFGTRLDKMKAAHVTKFRAQNIGFIFQSFNLIPTINCAENVSVPLLIQGTPARKAEARAKELLAAVGLGDRWHHRPTQLSGGQQQRVAIARALVHEPRLIICDEPTASLDAKNGTMVMELFDKVAKAPGRAVIIVTHDNRIFSHADRIAQMDDGQIVEVHDVDKSRPPELHH, from the coding sequence ATGACCTCGAACCCTGATCCCGTTCACCTTCCGGACCACGCCGTGCGGCTCTCCGGGATTGTGAAGAGCTTTGGCGATGGCAACTCGCGCCTGACGGTGCTGAAGGGCATCGATCTGGACGCTCGCTCCGGGGAGATCATGATGCTGGTCGGCCCCTCCGGCTGTGGCAAGACCACCCTCCTGAGCATCATGGCGGGAACGCTGCATGCTGATCAGGGTGGGGTGGAGGTCTTCGGCACGCGTCTGGACAAGATGAAGGCAGCCCACGTCACGAAGTTCCGCGCCCAGAACATCGGGTTTATTTTCCAGTCGTTCAACCTCATCCCTACCATCAATTGTGCGGAGAATGTGAGCGTGCCGCTGCTCATCCAGGGGACGCCCGCTCGCAAAGCCGAGGCGCGGGCCAAGGAACTGCTGGCCGCAGTGGGGCTGGGGGATCGCTGGCACCACCGTCCCACGCAGCTCTCAGGGGGGCAGCAGCAGCGCGTGGCCATCGCGCGCGCCCTCGTGCACGAGCCGCGTCTCATCATCTGCGATGAACCCACCGCATCACTGGATGCGAAGAACGGCACCATGGTGATGGAGCTCTTTGACAAGGTGGCCAAGGCTCCCGGCCGCGCCGTCATCATTGTCACCCATGACAACCGCATCTTCTCCCACGCTGACCGCATCGCCCAGATGGATGATGGCCAGATCGTGGAGGTGCATGATGTGGACAAGAGCCGTCCGCCGGAGCTGCATCACTGA